A genome region from Tolypothrix sp. PCC 7712 includes the following:
- a CDS encoding type II toxin-antitoxin system HicB family antitoxin produces the protein MSKFKYQMLIQWSVEDNCFLVGFPDFPGQRWRTHGDTYEEAVANGIEALESLIMAYEATNEPLPQPTVYQVA, from the coding sequence ATGAGTAAATTTAAGTATCAAATGTTAATTCAATGGTCTGTTGAAGATAACTGCTTCTTAGTTGGATTTCCTGATTTTCCCGGACAGCGTTGGCGCACTCATGGCGATACTTATGAGGAAGCTGTGGCGAACGGTATTGAAGCGTTAGAGTCTTTAATTATGGCTTACGAAGCCACAAATGAACCGCTTCCACAGCCAACAGTTTATCAAGTTGCGTAA
- a CDS encoding type II toxin-antitoxin system HicA family toxin: MPKKIRELKQWLRQVGFTELPGKGSHTNWIHPLYAGKLTVSGKDSSDAKPYQEKDVQQAIKEVEEKQQQEKQEDE, translated from the coding sequence ATGCCTAAGAAAATTAGGGAATTAAAACAATGGTTACGCCAAGTAGGTTTTACTGAACTCCCAGGAAAAGGAAGCCACACTAACTGGATACATCCCTTATATGCTGGAAAGCTAACGGTTTCAGGGAAAGACAGTTCGGATGCTAAACCCTACCAAGAAAAGGATGTGCAACAAGCTATAAAAGAGGTAGAGGAGAAACAACAGCAGGAGAAGCAGGAAGATGAGTAA
- a CDS encoding IS1096 element passenger TnpR family protein has translation MIKRLFPVPNHLGEQLPTLTEDKKQLLQQQTITQDSPGTILRDFQTILEFLQPDGVEVSSTYHQFSLKYLQQLNSRLSYPIETNLKRPQQKSYPYIYGLYFVLRTSGLSQVISQGKKNKLVLDEQLLKIWQGFNPTEQYFTLLESWLIWGESEILGESRDPFGLLFRCLQFWREIPDEGLNINSYSEQDKLVYYPGLHSLSLFHLFGFLELIPGKPEPAKGWRIATVKRRPWGDAMIALISEIYDEIEPDTEDAEITLNFHIAFEKLKPSLQTYFPEWEQTLVIAKGEFTEAIYTFKVTLLDAWRRIAIPSNFNLDQVAAAFVQAFDFDFDHLYRFIYKDHLGRTFEFSHPFVDIPPNTSDFRLGELPLKTGNHLQFIFDLLDEWEFDLQLENIEPANPKMKKPKILEFHGEAPAQYSEEEEVY, from the coding sequence ATGATTAAACGACTATTCCCCGTCCCCAATCATCTGGGCGAACAACTCCCCACCCTCACGGAAGACAAAAAGCAACTTCTCCAACAGCAAACCATCACCCAAGATTCCCCAGGAACAATTCTGCGGGACTTTCAAACCATCCTAGAATTTCTGCAACCTGACGGCGTTGAAGTTAGCAGCACTTATCATCAATTCTCTCTCAAATACCTCCAGCAACTCAATTCCCGCTTGAGTTACCCCATTGAAACTAACCTCAAGCGTCCCCAACAAAAATCATATCCCTACATTTACGGGTTATACTTCGTCCTTCGCACCTCTGGACTATCTCAAGTTATCTCCCAAGGCAAAAAAAACAAATTAGTATTAGACGAACAACTCCTCAAAATTTGGCAAGGCTTCAACCCAACAGAACAATATTTCACACTTTTAGAATCCTGGTTAATTTGGGGAGAAAGCGAAATCTTAGGCGAATCCAGAGACCCCTTTGGATTATTATTTCGCTGCTTGCAATTTTGGCGAGAAATTCCAGATGAAGGCTTAAATATTAACAGTTACTCAGAACAAGATAAATTAGTCTATTACCCTGGCTTGCACAGTCTTAGCCTGTTTCATTTATTTGGCTTCCTCGAACTCATCCCAGGAAAGCCCGAACCTGCTAAAGGATGGCGAATAGCTACTGTAAAACGCCGTCCTTGGGGAGATGCAATGATAGCTTTAATCTCCGAAATTTATGATGAAATTGAACCAGACACAGAAGATGCGGAAATTACACTTAACTTCCACATCGCTTTTGAAAAATTAAAACCATCACTCCAAACCTACTTTCCTGAATGGGAACAAACCTTAGTCATTGCCAAAGGAGAGTTTACCGAGGCAATATATACTTTTAAAGTCACCCTGCTGGATGCTTGGCGACGCATAGCCATTCCTAGCAACTTCAATCTCGATCAAGTCGCCGCAGCATTTGTTCAAGCATTTGATTTTGACTTTGATCACCTCTACCGATTCATTTACAAAGACCATTTAGGACGTACTTTTGAATTTTCCCATCCCTTTGTTGATATTCCCCCAAATACCAGCGATTTTCGCTTGGGTGAATTACCACTGAAAACAGGAAATCATCTGCAATTTATCTTTGATTTATTGGATGAGTGGGAGTTTGATTTGCAGCTAGAAAATATTGAACCTGCTAATCCCAAAATGAAAAAGCCCAAAATTCTTGAGTTTCACGGTGAAGCACCAGCACAGTATAGCGAAGAGGAAGAGGTTTACTGA